GGGGGGGCATCGGGGGGGTCTTCCGAGACCCCCCCGAGCGGACCTAGCATGCCGGTCCCGGCGGCGAGGGTCCGGGCCGAGCTCCGGCGGCTGAGCGGCCGGAAGGCGGGGCTGCTGGTGCCGGGGGCCTACGACGGCGTCTCGGCGCGACTCGTCGAGCGCGCCGGCTTTCCGGCCGTGTACATGACGGGCTACGGCACCGCGGCCTCACGCCTGGGTCTTCCCGATCTCGGCTTCGCCGGCCTCGCCGAGATGGTCGAGAACGCGCGGCAGATGGCGGCCACCGTCCGGATCCCGCTGATCGCCGACGCCGACACGGGGTACGGAGGCGCGCTGGCGGTCGAGCGGACCATCCGCGCCTACGAGGCGGCGGGGGTCGCCGCGCTCCACATCGAGGATCAGGAGTGGCCCAAGCGTTGTGGCCACCTGGCCGGCAAGGCCGTGATCCCGTGCGAGGAGATGGTCGCCAAGATCACGGCGGCGGTCGAGGCCCGCACCGACCCGAACTTGCTGGTGATCGCGCGGACCGACGCCATCGCGGTGACGGGGTTCGAGGACGCGATCGCCCGGGCCACTGCGTATGCCAAGGCCGGCGCCGACGTGCTCTTCGTCGAGGCGCCGGTGAGCCGCGCCCAGGTCGAGGCCATTCCGCGCCGGCTCAGCGCGCCGTGCCTGTTCAACTACGCGCCGAGCGGCCGGAGCCCTCTCCTGCCGGTGGCCGAGCTCGGGACGCTCGGCTACGCGCTGATCCTCCTGCCCGTGCAGACGCTCTTCGCTGCGACCCGCGCGATGCAGGAGTATTTGCGTGCCCTGCGGGAGCACGGGGAGCCGGCGGCGCTGGATCACCAGCTGATCTCCTTCGCCGATTTCAACGCGCTGATCGGGGTGGCCGACATGCTGGAGCGGGAGCAGCGGCTGATGGGAGGGGCGCCCCCGGGCGGGTGACACGCCGCCCGACCGATCGCGACCGACCGCCTTGACACGGCGGCGCCCTCGTGTGAGCGTGAGCCATCATCCATCGGAGGCATCCATGGCGGCGGACATCGACACCCTGAAGACCCGCGTGGCCGAGGCTGTGGACGCGGTGGCCGACGAGCTCTGGGATCTGGCGCTCCGGATCCACGGGAATCCCGAGCTCGCCTACAAGGAGGAGAAGGCCGCCGCCTGGCTCACCGAGTTTCTCGAGAAGCGCGGCTGCCGCGTCGAGCGCGGCGCGGGACGCGTGCCGACCGCCTTCCGGGCCGAGGTGCCGGGGTCCGGCTCGGGGCCGACGGTGGCGATCCTGGCCGAGTACGACGCGCTTCCCGCCATCGGGCACGCCTGCGGCCACAACATCATCGCCACCGCCGCCGCCGGAGCCGGCGCGGCAGCCGCCACGCTGGCGGGGGTCGCCGGGCTGCCGGTCCCGGGACGGCTCGTCGTGATCGGGACGCCGGCCGAGGAGGGTGGGGCCGGCAAGGTGCGGCTCCTCGAGGCCGGCGTCTTCCGGGACGTCGACGTCGCCATGATGATCCACCCGCTCTGCCGGACGCGCCTGTGGCGGCCGTCGCTCGGCCTCACCAAGGTGAAGGTCGAGTACTTCGGCAAGGCCGCCCACGCCTCCGCCGCCCCCTGGCTGGGCGTGAACGCGCTCAACGCGGTCGTCGGGCTCTTCAACGCCCTCGACGCCATGCGCCAGCAGATCCGGCCGGACGCCCGGATCCACGGAGTCATCACCGTCGGCGGTCAGCAGGCGAACATCATCCCGGAGTACACCGCCGCCGAGTTCTACCTCCGCTCCCTGG
This genomic window from Candidatus Methylomirabilota bacterium contains:
- a CDS encoding isocitrate lyase/PEP mutase family protein translates to MPVPAARVRAELRRLSGRKAGLLVPGAYDGVSARLVERAGFPAVYMTGYGTAASRLGLPDLGFAGLAEMVENARQMAATVRIPLIADADTGYGGALAVERTIRAYEAAGVAALHIEDQEWPKRCGHLAGKAVIPCEEMVAKITAAVEARTDPNLLVIARTDAIAVTGFEDAIARATAYAKAGADVLFVEAPVSRAQVEAIPRRLSAPCLFNYAPSGRSPLLPVAELGTLGYALILLPVQTLFAATRAMQEYLRALREHGEPAALDHQLISFADFNALIGVADMLEREQRLMGGAPPGG
- a CDS encoding M20 family metallopeptidase, producing MAADIDTLKTRVAEAVDAVADELWDLALRIHGNPELAYKEEKAAAWLTEFLEKRGCRVERGAGRVPTAFRAEVPGSGSGPTVAILAEYDALPAIGHACGHNIIATAAAGAGAAAATLAGVAGLPVPGRLVVIGTPAEEGGAGKVRLLEAGVFRDVDVAMMIHPLCRTRLWRPSLGLTKVKVEYFGKAAHASAAPWLGVNALNAVVGLFNALDAMRQQIRPDARIHGVITVGGQQANIIPEYTAAEFYLRSLDMAYLGELRRRFEAAAEGAAVATGCRVEVSFDPIIHEPVKPNFTVLELFGKNFERLGMPVDPEDTGGYGSTDAGNVSQVLPTIHPYVRIAAGDVPNHSREFTEAAASPLARTGMVAAAKALAMTALDLLANPATVEAAKAEFARPA